The following are encoded in a window of Citrobacter freundii genomic DNA:
- the thrL gene encoding thr operon leader peptide, producing MKRIGTTITTTITITTGNGAG from the coding sequence ATGAAACGCATCGGCACCACCATTACTACAACCATCACCATTACCACAGGTAACGGTGCGGGCTGA
- a CDS encoding tRNA/rRNA methyltransferase — MRLTIILVAPARAENIGAAARAMKTMGFTELRIVDSQAHLEPATRWVAHGSGDIIDNINVFTTLAEALHDVDFTVATTARSRAKFHYYATPVELVPLLEEKSAWMDHAALVFGREDSGLTNEELALADVLTGVPMVADYPSLNLGQAVMVYCYQLAGLIQQPAKTAEVTDELQLQALRTRVLRLLTTLDVADDIKLTDWLQQRMGLLGQRDTAMLHRFLHDIEKNITK, encoded by the coding sequence ATGCGTTTAACAATTATTCTGGTGGCCCCTGCCAGAGCGGAAAATATTGGTGCGGCAGCCCGTGCGATGAAAACCATGGGATTCACCGAGTTGCGGATCGTTGACAGTCAGGCACACCTGGAACCGGCCACGCGCTGGGTGGCCCACGGTTCGGGTGACATTATTGATAATATTAACGTTTTTACAACGTTAGCCGAGGCGCTGCACGACGTGGATTTTACCGTTGCTACCACGGCGCGCAGTCGCGCAAAGTTTCATTATTACGCTACTCCGGTCGAATTGGTTCCGTTGCTGGAGGAAAAATCGGCGTGGATGGATCACGCTGCGCTGGTTTTTGGCCGTGAGGATTCTGGCCTGACGAATGAAGAACTGGCGCTGGCAGACGTGTTGACCGGCGTACCGATGGTGGCTGACTATCCTTCACTGAATTTGGGGCAGGCGGTGATGGTGTATTGCTATCAATTAGCCGGTTTAATACAACAGCCCGCTAAAACCGCTGAGGTGACGGATGAGCTTCAGCTCCAGGCATTACGGACGCGTGTTTTACGTTTATTGACCACGCTGGATGTTGCCGATGACATCAAACTCACGGACTGGTTGCAACAACGAATGGGCCTGTTAGGACAGCGAGACACGGCAATGTTGCACCGTTTTTTACATGATATTGAAAAAAATATCACAAAATAA